A stretch of the Clostridia bacterium genome encodes the following:
- the ispG gene encoding flavodoxin-dependent (E)-4-hydroxy-3-methylbut-2-enyl-diphosphate synthase has translation MTKSVKIRNLQIGGGAPVSIQSMTNTKTSDAKATIAQISALKKAGVEIVRVSVNDEAAAKALREIRESTDLPLVADIHFDHKLAIASIENGVDKVRLNPSNIGSERAVESVVTAAKRHGVPIRVGVNGGSLEKKAREAYGFGAKALAASALENVKLLEKFGFYDIVISAKCSSVQTNVEAYRLIAKECDYPLHVGVTEAGGGEIALAKSYAGIGALLLDGIGDTIRVSLTGDPVREVYAADNLLKAIGLKKNFVDVISCPTCARTEIDVLTFSEKIKEATKDIKKPYTVAVMGCVVNGVGEGSNADVGVAGGKEKSAIMKSGKIIKTVPNDKILLELLSIIEEDLRD, from the coding sequence ATGACGAAATCCGTTAAGATAAGAAATTTACAGATCGGAGGGGGCGCGCCCGTTTCGATCCAATCCATGACGAACACGAAGACGAGCGACGCGAAAGCGACGATCGCTCAAATTTCCGCGCTTAAAAAAGCGGGCGTAGAGATCGTTCGCGTCAGCGTAAACGACGAAGCCGCCGCGAAGGCTCTTCGCGAGATCCGCGAATCGACCGATCTTCCTTTGGTCGCGGATATTCATTTCGACCATAAACTCGCGATCGCCTCGATCGAAAACGGAGTGGACAAAGTCAGGTTGAATCCGTCGAATATCGGTTCGGAAAGGGCGGTCGAATCCGTCGTTACCGCGGCGAAGCGTCACGGAGTCCCGATCCGCGTCGGCGTAAACGGCGGTTCGCTTGAAAAGAAAGCCCGCGAAGCCTACGGATTCGGCGCGAAAGCGCTTGCGGCAAGCGCGCTCGAAAACGTCAAATTGCTCGAAAAATTCGGCTTTTACGATATTGTGATCTCCGCGAAGTGTTCGTCCGTTCAAACGAACGTCGAAGCCTATCGATTGATCGCGAAGGAATGCGATTATCCGCTTCACGTCGGCGTGACCGAAGCGGGGGGCGGCGAGATCGCGCTCGCGAAATCGTACGCCGGGATCGGCGCGCTTCTTTTGGATGGGATCGGCGATACGATCCGCGTTTCTTTGACGGGAGATCCCGTTCGCGAAGTCTACGCGGCGGACAACCTTTTGAAGGCGATCGGACTCAAAAAGAATTTCGTGGACGTGATCTCATGTCCGACTTGCGCGCGAACGGAGATCGACGTTTTAACTTTTTCCGAAAAGATCAAGGAAGCGACGAAGGATATCAAAAAGCCCTACACGGTCGCGGTTATGGGCTGCGTCGTAAACGGCGTGGGCGAGGGGTCGAACGCGGACGTCGGCGTCGCGGGAGGTAAGGAAAAGTCTGCGATTATGAAGAGCGGAAAGATCATAAAGACCGTTCCGAACGATAAAATCCTGCTCGAACTCCTTTCGATCATCGAGGAGGATCTCCGTGACTGA
- a CDS encoding site-2 protease family protein, whose product MILSALNGGLHIALSILIAIVALMVMIMVHESGHYLVGKLLKFKINEFSIGFGPKLFSRKNASTGEVFSLRAIPLGGFCAFEGEEGDSEAEGAFNSQKPWKRILVLLAGVTFNFISAVLILTILFATYGYTLPKIVTLNEPQTAIEQNFEVGDLLYRVNGKNVYSVIDTNISTLLSSCDEEATVTVIRNGKKTDISVYKADFKSHETDEDGNEVTEVYHGFGINIGYDYYRLNVWEAFIRSFIFIGQLVVLTFKTLGGLFTGAVGLKGSVGGTVTSVAAMGRVTMSLGFRGVLLMFGIMSASVALMNALPFPALDGCHVVFVLIEWIAGKPVNRKVEAIIHTVGLVLLFGFAILCDILNLGTIARLF is encoded by the coding sequence ATGATTTTAAGCGCGTTGAACGGTGGCTTGCATATAGCCCTTTCCATTTTGATCGCGATCGTCGCTTTAATGGTGATGATTATGGTGCACGAATCCGGGCATTATCTCGTCGGGAAACTTTTGAAATTCAAGATCAACGAGTTCTCGATCGGATTCGGTCCGAAGCTCTTTTCTCGGAAAAACGCATCGACGGGAGAAGTCTTTTCGCTTCGCGCGATCCCGCTCGGCGGTTTTTGCGCGTTTGAAGGGGAAGAAGGCGACAGTGAGGCAGAAGGCGCGTTCAACAGCCAAAAACCTTGGAAGCGCATCCTCGTCCTGCTCGCGGGCGTTACTTTTAACTTTATTTCCGCCGTCCTAATTCTTACGATCCTTTTCGCGACCTACGGTTACACCCTTCCGAAAATCGTTACGTTGAACGAGCCGCAAACTGCGATCGAGCAGAATTTCGAGGTCGGGGATCTTCTGTATCGCGTAAACGGGAAGAACGTCTATTCCGTGATCGACACGAATATTTCGACTCTGCTTTCGAGTTGCGACGAAGAAGCGACGGTGACCGTTATCCGAAACGGCAAAAAGACGGATATTTCCGTCTATAAGGCGGATTTCAAATCGCACGAAACGGACGAAGACGGGAATGAAGTTACGGAAGTCTATCACGGCTTCGGCATCAATATCGGCTACGATTATTATCGGCTGAACGTTTGGGAAGCGTTCATTCGCAGTTTTATTTTTATCGGTCAGCTCGTCGTCTTGACCTTTAAGACGCTCGGCGGTTTGTTTACCGGTGCGGTCGGGCTCAAAGGCTCGGTCGGCGGGACGGTGACGAGCGTCGCGGCGATGGGCAGAGTCACGATGTCGCTCGGTTTCCGCGGCGTTCTCTTGATGTTCGGGATTATGAGCGCGAGCGTCGCTTTGATGAACGCGCTTCCGTTTCCCGCGCTCGACGGCTGTCACGTCGTCTTCGTCTTGATCGAATGGATCGCGGGGAAACCGGTCAATCGCAAGGTCGAAGCCATCATTCACACGGTCGGCTTGGTCTTGCTATTCGGGTTCGCGATCCTATGCGACATTTTGAATCTCGGGACGATTGCGAGGTTATTTTAG
- the dxr gene encoding 1-deoxy-D-xylulose-5-phosphate reductoisomerase, giving the protein MKKIAIIGVTGSIGGQAVDIIRKSGGAYSISLVSAHSNLGGLISLANEFQVPNVCYTGKESFSAQDLSYPCRVFTGEGALVRAAEESSYDVFLNSVVGIASLEPTIAAIKKGARIALSNKEMLVCAGEFVMDLAKKLSSEIIPVDSEHSALFQCLQAGKRSEVESLIITSSGGAFRDVPLREIDSLDPSVALSHPNWNMGKKITVDCATMVNKGFEVIEAMHLFEMPIEKIETVIHRESIVHSMVRFVDGAVIAQLANPDMRLPIAYAFSYPDRVKTLVSRLPLDLDLSFKPVDLARYPAFAVALEAAKKGGLYGACYMAADDVLVPMYLSGKIGYFDLARVLEKVVSHFQGIGGAYDLSDVFNINAEARKYTLQAVGEV; this is encoded by the coding sequence ATGAAAAAGATCGCGATCATCGGGGTTACGGGTTCGATCGGCGGACAAGCCGTCGATATCATACGAAAGAGCGGCGGGGCGTACTCGATCTCGCTCGTTTCGGCGCATTCGAATCTCGGGGGCTTGATCTCACTTGCGAACGAATTTCAAGTTCCGAACGTTTGTTATACCGGGAAAGAATCGTTTTCGGCGCAAGATCTTTCCTATCCTTGCCGTGTTTTTACGGGCGAGGGAGCTTTGGTCCGAGCCGCCGAAGAATCCTCTTACGACGTGTTTCTGAATTCCGTCGTCGGGATCGCTTCACTCGAACCGACGATCGCCGCGATAAAAAAAGGCGCGCGTATCGCGCTTTCCAATAAGGAAATGCTCGTTTGCGCCGGCGAATTCGTTATGGATCTCGCGAAAAAACTTTCTTCCGAGATCATTCCCGTGGACAGCGAACATTCCGCGCTGTTTCAATGCTTGCAAGCGGGGAAGAGATCGGAAGTCGAGTCTTTGATCATAACGTCGAGCGGGGGCGCATTCCGCGACGTTCCTCTTCGCGAGATCGATTCTCTCGATCCTTCGGTCGCGCTTTCGCATCCGAATTGGAATATGGGAAAAAAGATCACGGTCGATTGCGCCACGATGGTCAATAAGGGCTTCGAAGTCATCGAAGCGATGCATTTGTTTGAGATGCCGATCGAGAAGATCGAGACGGTGATCCATCGCGAAAGCATCGTTCATTCGATGGTTCGCTTTGTCGACGGGGCTGTGATCGCGCAGCTCGCGAATCCCGATATGCGTCTCCCGATCGCCTATGCGTTCTCGTATCCCGATCGTGTGAAAACGCTTGTTTCGAGATTGCCGCTCGATTTGGATCTTTCCTTTAAGCCCGTCGATCTCGCGCGTTATCCCGCTTTTGCCGTCGCTCTCGAAGCGGCGAAAAAGGGTGGACTTTACGGCGCGTGTTATATGGCAGCGGACGACGTCCTCGTCCCGATGTATCTCTCCGGGAAGATCGGTTATTTCGATCTCGCCCGCGTTCTTGAAAAAGTCGTGTCGCATTTTCAAGGGATCGGCGGCGCATACGACCTTTCGGACGTTTTCAACATAAACGCCGAGGCTCGAAAATATACTCTACAAGCGGTAGGTGAGGTATGA
- a CDS encoding phosphatidate cytidylyltransferase, translated as MLKRNLTAIVLVSIALLFLLYLRTFHTAFADVLFLAFAFLGGAEMVLVGKKSGFNALLIPLVFFALAVYPCFWFFGATGVLAAFSLSCVSALGDFILERKKFELKDLEYTVLILVYPMLLCSLFMLVNRSYGNLLGIFYILFVTLLSDAFALFAGMLFGKKKLIEDVSPKKTVAGAVGAFVGGLIGATVVLLLFDVFRVFDRLPNVGLTHLFDKVGFSALAYLLFTPVCTLLAIIGDLAASWLKRKMGIKDFGKIFPGHGGVMDRLDSLLFVVPAVFFFFVIYNGAAL; from the coding sequence ATGCTTAAACGAAATCTGACGGCGATCGTCTTGGTTTCGATCGCGCTTTTGTTTCTTCTTTATCTTCGAACGTTCCACACCGCGTTTGCGGACGTTTTGTTTTTGGCGTTTGCCTTTCTCGGCGGCGCGGAAATGGTCCTCGTCGGCAAAAAGAGCGGATTTAACGCGCTTTTGATCCCGCTTGTGTTTTTCGCGCTCGCCGTCTATCCTTGCTTTTGGTTCTTCGGCGCGACCGGAGTCCTCGCGGCGTTTTCGCTTTCTTGCGTTTCCGCGCTCGGCGATTTTATTCTCGAAAGAAAAAAATTCGAACTCAAAGACCTCGAATACACGGTTTTGATCCTCGTGTATCCGATGTTGCTTTGTTCGCTCTTTATGCTCGTAAACCGTTCTTACGGTAATTTGCTCGGCATATTCTATATTTTGTTCGTTACGCTTTTGTCCGACGCGTTCGCGCTGTTCGCCGGGATGCTTTTCGGAAAAAAGAAACTGATCGAGGACGTCAGTCCGAAGAAAACCGTTGCGGGCGCGGTCGGCGCGTTCGTCGGCGGTTTGATCGGAGCGACCGTCGTCCTTCTTTTATTCGACGTGTTCCGCGTTTTCGATCGTCTGCCGAACGTCGGCTTGACGCACCTGTTCGATAAAGTCGGCTTTTCCGCGCTTGCTTATCTTTTGTTCACACCCGTTTGCACCTTGCTCGCGATCATCGGCGATCTCGCGGCTTCTTGGCTCAAACGCAAAATGGGAATCAAAGATTTCGGAAAGATTTTCCCCGGTCACGGCGGCGTTATGGACAGGCTGGACAGTTTGCTCTTCGTCGTTCCCGCCGTTTTCTTCTTTTTCGTGATCTATAACGGAGCCGCGCTATGA
- the uppS gene encoding di-trans,poly-cis-decaprenylcistransferase, with amino-acid sequence MIPEHIAFIMDGNGRWAERRRLPRKYGHKMGTEALKRTIENCAEIGVKYVTFYAFSTENWNRPKDEVDYLFDMFRRFIGEIEEHKDENYRVIFIGNMREMPPDIREGAEKIEKESASKTGLTVCIAINYGSWEEITNAVNKLLAKGVSSVTKEEIAAALYTKDVPFPDLVVRTGGEIRLSNFLLLQSAYAELLFTKTLWPDFNKRNLTKCIEEFSSRSRKFGGLEDKNA; translated from the coding sequence ATGATACCCGAGCATATTGCTTTTATTATGGATGGAAACGGCAGGTGGGCGGAACGCCGCCGCTTGCCGAGAAAGTACGGGCATAAAATGGGAACGGAAGCTCTGAAACGCACGATCGAAAATTGTGCGGAGATCGGAGTAAAATACGTTACGTTTTATGCTTTTTCTACTGAGAACTGGAATCGACCCAAAGATGAGGTCGATTATCTTTTCGATATGTTTCGCCGCTTTATCGGTGAGATCGAAGAGCATAAAGATGAAAATTATCGCGTAATTTTTATCGGAAATATGCGCGAAATGCCGCCCGACATTCGGGAGGGCGCGGAGAAGATCGAAAAGGAAAGCGCTTCGAAAACCGGTCTGACGGTCTGCATCGCGATCAATTACGGAAGTTGGGAGGAAATCACGAACGCCGTGAATAAACTTCTCGCGAAGGGGGTTTCTTCGGTTACGAAAGAAGAGATCGCCGCCGCGCTTTACACGAAGGACGTTCCGTTTCCCGATCTCGTCGTTCGAACGGGCGGGGAGATCCGTCTCAGCAACTTTTTGCTTCTTCAAAGCGCATACGCCGAGCTTTTGTTTACGAAAACTCTTTGGCCGGATTTCAATAAAAGAAATTTGACGAAATGTATCGAAGAATTTTCATCGCGTTCGAGAAAATTCGGCGGTTTGGAGGATAAAAATGCTTAA
- the frr gene encoding ribosome recycling factor — MEVLELLDGYESALKKAVDSYKTHILNIRAGRANPHILDKVMVDYYGTPTPLNQMGSITVPEAKMIVVSIWDGSALKAAEKAIIDANVGITPNNDGKVIRLVFPDLTEERRQALVKELKQTTENAKVALRNHRRDANEGLKKLKKDSLITEDDVKALEKDVDKLLNDYLAGVEKAFKDKESEILSV; from the coding sequence ATGGAAGTTTTGGAACTTTTGGACGGATATGAATCCGCGCTCAAAAAGGCGGTTGATTCTTATAAAACCCATATCCTGAATATTCGCGCCGGCAGGGCGAATCCGCATATTCTCGATAAGGTTATGGTCGATTATTACGGGACTCCGACGCCTTTGAACCAAATGGGCAGCATTACCGTACCGGAAGCGAAAATGATCGTCGTCTCGATTTGGGACGGGAGCGCATTAAAAGCCGCCGAAAAGGCAATAATCGACGCGAACGTCGGCATCACGCCGAATAATGACGGTAAAGTCATTCGTTTGGTCTTCCCCGATCTTACCGAAGAGCGTCGCCAAGCCCTTGTCAAAGAGCTCAAACAGACGACGGAGAACGCGAAAGTCGCGCTTCGCAATCACAGACGCGACGCGAACGAAGGTCTTAAAAAGCTCAAAAAAGACTCGCTCATTACCGAGGACGACGTCAAAGCTCTCGAAAAGGACGTCGATAAACTCTTGAACGATTACCTTGCCGGTGTCGAAAAAGCCTTTAAGGATAAAGAAAGCGAGATTTTGAGCGTATAA
- the pyrH gene encoding UMP kinase translates to MSGYKRVIIKISGEALGGESGFGLCPETIERIVKDIIQVKQQGVEVGIVCGGGNFWRGGKAKHMSDRATADHMGMLATVMNALALQDAFERFGAETRVMTALTITRVAEPYIQRKAINHLKKGRIVIFACGTGNPYFTTDTAAVLRAAEIGANAILLAKNVDGVYSADPKIDPAALKYDELHYIDLLNKSLGVMDYTAASLCMDNKIPLIVFGLKDEGSILKAVRGEKIGTLIH, encoded by the coding sequence ATGAGCGGATATAAGAGAGTCATTATCAAAATTTCGGGCGAGGCGCTCGGCGGAGAGAGCGGCTTCGGGCTTTGCCCCGAGACGATCGAACGTATCGTCAAAGATATTATTCAGGTCAAGCAGCAGGGCGTCGAAGTCGGCATCGTCTGCGGAGGCGGAAACTTTTGGAGAGGCGGAAAGGCGAAACATATGTCCGACCGCGCGACCGCCGATCATATGGGGATGCTCGCGACCGTCATGAACGCGCTTGCTCTGCAAGACGCATTCGAGCGTTTCGGCGCGGAAACGAGGGTCATGACCGCCCTGACGATCACGCGCGTCGCGGAGCCTTATATCCAAAGAAAGGCGATCAATCACCTGAAAAAGGGCAGGATCGTGATTTTCGCTTGCGGAACCGGAAACCCGTACTTTACGACGGATACCGCCGCCGTCCTTCGCGCCGCCGAAATCGGAGCGAACGCGATCCTTCTCGCGAAGAATGTGGACGGCGTTTACAGCGCGGATCCGAAGATCGATCCCGCCGCTTTGAAATACGACGAGTTGCACTATATTGATCTTTTGAATAAGTCCCTCGGCGTTATGGACTACACCGCCGCTTCGCTTTGTATGGATAACAAGATCCCTCTTATCGTCTTCGGTTTGAAGGATGAAGGCAGCATCTTGAAAGCGGTCAGAGGCGAAAAGATCGGAACGTTGATCCACTGA
- the tsf gene encoding translation elongation factor Ts encodes MFTASDVKELREKTGVGMMDCKKALTEANGDMEKAIEILREKGMATAAKKASRIAAEGVVAAKIEGNVGALVEVNCETDFVAKGDAYQAFVAGVADYVVKNDVADVDALIAAKNADVIEATAKIGEKIAIRRFQKFTAEGGILESYIHMGGKVGVLVEVTGEDTPASREFAHDVALQIAAAKPSYVFSSEVPQAELDKEKEILTAQALNEGKPAAIVEKMVLGRINKYYKDVCLMDQQFVKNPDLSIKQYLASVNKEAGLNLAVKRFVRFEMGEGLEKRQDNFVDEVMSQIK; translated from the coding sequence ATGTTTACCGCAAGTGACGTTAAAGAACTCAGAGAAAAGACCGGCGTCGGTATGATGGACTGCAAAAAAGCCCTGACCGAAGCGAACGGAGATATGGAAAAAGCGATCGAGATCCTTCGTGAAAAAGGAATGGCGACCGCCGCGAAGAAAGCGTCGAGGATCGCCGCGGAAGGCGTCGTCGCCGCGAAGATCGAAGGCAACGTCGGCGCGCTCGTCGAAGTGAACTGTGAAACCGATTTCGTCGCGAAGGGCGACGCGTATCAAGCGTTCGTAGCGGGCGTCGCGGATTACGTGGTTAAGAACGACGTCGCTGACGTCGACGCTTTGATCGCCGCGAAAAATGCGGACGTTATCGAAGCGACCGCGAAGATCGGCGAAAAAATCGCGATCCGTCGTTTTCAAAAATTCACCGCGGAAGGCGGTATCCTCGAGAGCTACATTCATATGGGCGGCAAGGTCGGCGTTCTCGTCGAAGTAACGGGTGAAGACACCCCCGCTTCCCGTGAATTCGCGCACGACGTCGCGCTCCAAATCGCCGCGGCGAAACCGTCTTACGTTTTCAGCTCCGAAGTTCCCCAAGCGGAACTCGACAAAGAAAAAGAGATCCTGACCGCGCAGGCTTTGAATGAAGGAAAGCCCGCCGCGATCGTCGAAAAAATGGTTCTCGGTCGTATCAATAAGTACTATAAGGACGTTTGCTTGATGGATCAACAGTTCGTCAAGAACCCCGATCTTTCGATCAAGCAATATCTTGCTTCCGTCAATAAAGAAGCGGGTCTGAATCTCGCCGTCAAGCGTTTTGTTCGCTTCGAAATGGGCGAAGGCTTGGAGAAGAGACAAGACAACTTCGTCGACGAAGTTATGAGCCAAATCAAGTAA
- the rpsB gene encoding 30S ribosomal protein S2 yields the protein MSVITMKQLLEAGVHFGHQTRTWNPKMSKYIYTARNGVHIIDLEKTVVEIEKAYAFVRDQVKMGKTVLFVGTKKQAQDAIKEEAERCSMYYINQRWLGGTLTNFKTIRTRIERLNKLNQMEQLGEFDLLPKKEVGLLLKERDILERNLGGIKYMRQLPDLMFVVDVDKEHLAVDEANKLGIPVVALVDTKCNPDNITCVIPGNDDAIRAVKLIASTIANAVIEAKEGVEFSVSDEEEEVAPAAETAEEAAPAEAAEVPAAE from the coding sequence ATGTCAGTAATCACCATGAAACAACTTTTGGAAGCCGGCGTTCATTTCGGTCACCAAACGCGCACTTGGAACCCCAAGATGAGCAAGTATATCTATACGGCTCGTAACGGCGTTCATATCATCGACCTCGAAAAGACGGTCGTTGAGATCGAAAAAGCCTATGCGTTCGTTCGCGACCAAGTCAAAATGGGCAAGACCGTCCTTTTCGTCGGAACCAAGAAACAAGCGCAAGACGCGATCAAGGAAGAAGCGGAGCGTTGCTCGATGTATTACATCAATCAAAGATGGCTCGGCGGCACGCTTACGAACTTCAAGACCATCCGCACCCGTATCGAGCGCTTGAATAAGCTCAATCAAATGGAGCAGCTCGGAGAATTCGATCTTCTTCCGAAGAAAGAAGTCGGCTTGCTTTTGAAAGAGCGCGATATCCTCGAAAGAAACCTCGGCGGCATCAAATATATGCGCCAACTCCCCGATCTTATGTTCGTCGTGGACGTCGATAAAGAGCACCTCGCCGTCGACGAAGCGAATAAGCTCGGCATTCCCGTCGTCGCTCTCGTCGACACGAAATGTAACCCCGACAACATCACCTGCGTGATCCCGGGCAACGACGATGCGATCCGTGCGGTCAAACTCATCGCTTCCACGATCGCGAACGCGGTCATAGAGGCGAAAGAGGGCGTCGAGTTCAGCGTCTCCGATGAGGAAGAAGAAGTCGCTCCCGCCGCAGAAACCGCAGAAGAAGCCGCTCCCGCGGAAGCCGCGGAAGTTCCCGCCGCTGAATAA
- a CDS encoding DUF1292 domain-containing protein: MENEKIENNEEIETIVLTDEDGKEIQCEFLDTVELNGKLYCVVEPIEGGEEYEEGSCYIFHLNDNGDETVDLTPIEDEAELNAVFEKFLENNSEGCDGDCSGCAGCEDKK; this comes from the coding sequence ATGGAAAACGAAAAAATCGAAAACAACGAAGAGATCGAAACCATCGTCTTGACGGACGAGGACGGAAAAGAAATTCAATGCGAATTTTTGGACACCGTCGAGTTGAACGGAAAGCTGTATTGCGTCGTCGAACCGATCGAGGGCGGCGAGGAGTACGAAGAGGGCAGCTGTTATATCTTCCACTTGAACGATAACGGGGACGAGACCGTCGATCTTACTCCGATCGAGGACGAAGCGGAATTGAACGCCGTCTTCGAAAAGTTTTTGGAGAATAATTCCGAAGGCTGCGACGGCGATTGCTCCGGTTGCGCGGGCTGCGAAGATAAGAAATAA
- the ruvX gene encoding Holliday junction resolvase RuvX, with protein sequence MRILCLDVGVKRTGVAISDPLGISANGVEIHLSRGYKADALYFTEMARSRGCEMILLGLPLNMDGTEGERASKVRAFGDLLEETSGLPVEYEDERLTSVEAEEILIEAGLSREERKKVIDKVAAEIILRDYLNK encoded by the coding sequence ATGAGGATTCTTTGTTTGGACGTCGGAGTAAAGCGCACGGGCGTTGCGATCAGCGATCCTTTGGGGATCAGCGCGAACGGCGTCGAGATCCATCTTTCGAGAGGCTATAAGGCGGACGCGTTGTATTTCACCGAAATGGCGAGATCGCGCGGCTGCGAAATGATCCTTTTGGGACTTCCTTTGAATATGGACGGGACGGAAGGCGAAAGAGCTTCGAAGGTTCGCGCGTTCGGCGATCTTCTCGAAGAAACTTCGGGGCTTCCCGTCGAATATGAGGACGAGCGCCTGACGAGCGTCGAAGCGGAAGAGATCTTGATCGAAGCGGGGCTCAGCCGCGAAGAAAGGAAAAAAGTCATTGATAAAGTCGCGGCGGAGATCATCTTGCGCGATTATCTGAATAAATAA
- a CDS encoding replication-associated recombination protein A, with protein sequence MDLFDFTSNADQAKPLAERMRPRTLSEFIGQKHIVGEGTLLRRAIAADRLGSCIFYGVPGSGKTSLANIIAETTKSHFEKLNAVSSGVADAKKVIDEARARLKMYGTKTYLLLDECHRWSKAQSDCMLSAIEEGVITFIGSTTENPFIAMTKAIVSRCRLFEFKPLSSEEIVNALRLSLSDERGLKSYNVKVEDGVFEHFAYASDGDLRIAYNALELAVITTPPDNNGVVTITKEIASQSVQKKYLAIDESTYYDMISAFCKSLRGSDADAAVYWMERLISSGCDPLLVCRRLVVHSAEDVGMADPYALTIAISALTAMQNIGLPEGRIPLTEAIIYVCEASKSNSVVRALYSAHDAVEKTYGDIVPKHLKDANYKQEKIEGYKYPHSFGGWVEQQYLPDAIKDETFYEPSSNGFEKTLQRAKVLKRNKG encoded by the coding sequence ATGGATTTATTTGATTTTACTTCAAACGCCGATCAAGCCAAACCGCTCGCCGAGAGAATGCGCCCTCGGACTCTTTCCGAGTTTATCGGGCAAAAACATATCGTCGGAGAAGGAACTCTTCTTCGCCGCGCGATCGCGGCGGATCGGCTCGGCAGTTGCATTTTTTACGGCGTTCCCGGTTCGGGAAAAACCAGCCTCGCGAATATCATCGCTGAGACGACGAAATCTCATTTCGAAAAGTTGAACGCCGTTTCGAGCGGCGTCGCGGACGCGAAAAAAGTCATCGACGAAGCGCGCGCGCGTTTGAAAATGTACGGGACGAAGACCTATCTTCTTCTCGACGAGTGTCACCGTTGGAGTAAAGCGCAATCCGATTGTATGCTTTCCGCGATCGAAGAGGGCGTCATCACCTTTATCGGCTCGACGACGGAGAACCCCTTTATCGCGATGACGAAAGCGATCGTTTCGAGATGCCGCTTGTTTGAGTTCAAGCCGCTTTCTTCCGAAGAGATCGTAAACGCGCTTCGCTTGTCTCTTTCGGACGAGCGCGGGTTGAAAAGCTATAACGTAAAAGTCGAAGACGGCGTTTTCGAGCATTTCGCCTATGCTTCCGACGGAGATCTCCGCATCGCTTATAACGCCCTCGAACTCGCGGTCATAACGACCCCTCCGGATAATAACGGCGTTGTAACGATCACGAAAGAGATCGCTTCGCAGTCCGTCCAAAAGAAGTATCTTGCGATCGACGAAAGCACCTATTACGATATGATCTCCGCTTTTTGCAAATCTCTCCGCGGAAGCGACGCGGACGCCGCCGTCTATTGGATGGAGCGTTTGATCTCCTCGGGGTGCGATCCGCTCCTCGTGTGCCGTCGGCTCGTCGTCCATTCGGCGGAGGACGTCGGTATGGCGGATCCTTACGCCTTGACGATTGCGATCTCGGCTTTGACCGCGATGCAGAATATCGGACTTCCCGAGGGAAGAATTCCTTTGACCGAAGCGATTATCTACGTCTGCGAAGCTTCGAAAAGCAATTCCGTCGTTCGCGCGCTCTATTCCGCTCACGACGCGGTGGAAAAGACCTACGGCGATATCGTCCCGAAACATTTGAAGGACGCGAACTATAAGCAGGAAAAGATCGAAGGATATAAGTATCCGCATTCTTTCGGCGGTTGGGTCGAGCAACAATATTTGCCCGACGCGATCAAAGACGAGACTTTTTACGAACCCTCTTCGAACGGTTTCGAAAAAACGTTGCAACGCGCGAAAGTTTTGAAGCGCAACAAGGGCTAA